One Setaria italica strain Yugu1 chromosome II, Setaria_italica_v2.0, whole genome shotgun sequence DNA segment encodes these proteins:
- the LOC101764251 gene encoding uncharacterized protein LOC101764251: protein MPMNFPADMDDGEIAMAGNHHHLIDIAPLDASTGAATGTTDAATVPVAVGGGGNEKKWLRKLTSATVNTAVLRDLISRTPMLWYLGQQSGTIFRPCARREPVEALHAVRAVAIGPFHRGDRGLPFPEDVKLPFMRYLQDQYGLDVDDYVAVLCLERDHLRGEFAGGDGGDAAAAGILDDEDRFLEMLLLDSCFLLVVSMMLSRTGTGDDADSVARAASINRDYFILHMAVAQHADDIKLDMLVLENQVPLAAVKLLAASCPGLKLRHSLEELVLGCFDDICPKRARRGGESPAAGGEFHHVLHLFHWSRVPRDKYCVLSTPRKLLKIKKESERLFPCAMELRRSAVWFRQVSPSTGCGDLDMRFWRHPASPVAVMSVPCFHVHEYTAAVLHNLVAFEKHFYWAHGACVTAHVARVEGLVRCSQDAAMLRKRGVLASTRRTDAELVALFRELGEETVGARLPNEYGEMLDAVARHRARRVSCWCGGFVLHFFPSPWVAVSLAAAVALIFVPAMLQTVYTMLGYFKSS from the coding sequence ATGCCGATGAACTTCCCAGCAGACATGGATGATGGAGAAATCGCCATGGCAGGGAACCATCACCACCTGATCGACATCGCGCCGCTGGACGCGAGCACGGGCGCGGCCACAGGCACCACCGATGCTGCCACGGTGCCTGTAGCGGTAGGTGGCGGCGGAAACGAGAAGAAGTGGCTGCGGAAGCTCACGTCGGCGACGGTGAACACGGCCGTGCTCCGAGACCTCATCTCGCGGACGCCGATGCTGTGGTACCTCGGCCAGCAATCGGGGACAATCTTCCGGCCGTGCGCCCGGCGCGAGCCCGTGGAGGCGCTCCACGCGGTGCGCGCCGTGGCCATCGGCCCGTTCCACCGCGGCGACCGCGGCCTCCCCTTCCCGGAGGACGTCAAGCTGCCGTTCATGCGGTACCTTCAGGACCAGTACGGGCTCGACGTCGACGACTACGTCGCGGTGCTCTGCCTCGAGCGCGACCATCTCCGCGGCGaattcgccggcggcgacggcggggacgcggccgccgcggggatCCTGGACGACGAGGACAGGTTCCTggagatgctgctgctggacaGCTGCTTTCTCCTCGTGGTAAGCATGATGCTCAGCAGGACCGgcaccggcgacgacgccgacaGCGTGGCGCGGGCGGCGTCCATCAACAGGGACTACTTCATCCTGCACATGGCCGTGGCGCAGCACGCCGACGACATTAAGCTGGACATGCTGGTGCTCGAGAACCAGGTCCCCTTAGCCGCCGTCAAGCTCCTAGCCGCCTCGTGCCCGGGGCTCAAGCTCCGGCACTCCCTCGAGGAGCTCGTGCTCGGATGCTTCGACGACATCTGCCCGAAgcgagcgcgccgcggcggcgagagcccggcggccggtggcgagtTCCACCACGTCCTGCACCTCTTCCACTGGTCCCGCGTGCCTAGGGACAAGTACTGCGTCCTCTCGACGCCGCGGAAGCTCCTCAAGATCAAAAAGGAGTCGGAGCGGCTGTTCCCCTGCGCCATGGAGCTCCGGCGGTCGGCGGTGTGGTTCCGGCAGGTGTCGCCGTCGACGGGCTGCGGCGACCTGGACATGCGGTTCTGGCGCCACCCGGCGAGCCCGGTGGCCGTGATGAGCGTGCCGTGCTTCCACGTCCACGAGTACACCGCGGCGGTGCTCCACAACCTCGTGGCCTTCGAGAAGCACTTCTACTGGGCGCACGGCGCGTGCGTGACGGCGCACGTGGCGCGGGTGGAGGGCCTGGTCCGGTGCTCGCAGGACGCGGCCATGCTCCGCAAGCGAGGGGTCCTCGCCAGCACGCGGCGCACGGACGCCGAGCTGGTGGCGCTGTTCCGGGAGCTCGGCGAGGAGACCGTCGGGGCGCGGCTCCCCAACGAGTACGGCGAGATGCTCGACGCCGTGGCACGGCACAGGGCACGGCGCGTGAGCTGCTGGTGCGGCGGATTCGTGCTGCACTTCTTCCCGTCGCCGTGGGTGGCCGtctcgctcgccgccgccgtggcgctcATCTTCGTGCCGGCGATGCTGCAGACGGTCTACACCATGCTCGGCTACTTCAAGAGTAGCTGA